A part of Anolis sagrei isolate rAnoSag1 chromosome 3, rAnoSag1.mat, whole genome shotgun sequence genomic DNA contains:
- the XK gene encoding endoplasmic reticulum membrane adapter protein XK isoform X2, with protein MPQKSPRCVEVFCIYFQAGRVEEPYVSITKKRQMPKDGHSDEVEKEVGQAEGKLFTHRSAFSRASVIQAFLGSAPQLTLQLYICVLQQEITPARCIFMTLSLLSIVYGALRCNILAIKIKYDDYDVNIKPMAYLCIFLWRSFEIATRVIVLVLFSSVLQIWTLPVVLVNFFVFFFHPWILFWQSKCTLPENIEKALSKVGTTIVLCLLTFLYAGINMFCWSAVHLKLSDADLIDKTQNWCRLALYYLLRFLENAFLLLMWYMYKTDVYTYVCAPMLFLQLLIGYCIAVLFMLVFYQFCHPCKKLFSSNISEGLVLCFKFFCSICKPLGSSASVEKADLKSQEDFENDTVASYKTNETQNGNAHQSVSSNA; from the exons ATGCCCCAAAAGAGTCCTAG ATGCGTGGAAGTCTTCTGTATTTACTTCCAAGCAGGAAGAGTGGAAGAGCCTTATGTCAGCATCACCAAGAAGAGGCAGATGCCAAAAGATGGACACTCTGATGAAGTTGAAAAGGAAGTGGGCCAGGCCGAGGGCAAGCTGTTTACACACAGGTCTGCATTTAGTCGGGCATCGGTGATCCAAGCTTTCCTTGGCTCTGCCCCTCAGTTGACGCTTCAGCTGTACATATGTGTCCTCCAGCAAGAAATCACTCCAGCTAGAT gCATCTTCATGACCCTTTCTCTCCTATCAATTGTCTACGGAGCCCTGCGATGCAACATTCTGGCCATTAAAATCAAGTATGATGACTACGATGTCAACATCAAGCCGATGGCCTATCTTTGCATCTTCCTCTGGAGGAGCTTTGAGATTGCCACTAGGGTGATAGTCCTTGTCCTCTTCAGTTCGGTCCTTCAGATCTGGACCCTCCCTGTGGTGCTTGTGAActtctttgtctttttctttcaCCCATGGATTCTCTTCTGGCAAAGTAAGTGTACTTTGCCAGAAAATATAGAGAAGGCTTTGAGCAAAGTGGGCACCACGATTGTCTTATGTCTTCTCACTTTCCTGTATGCTGGTATCAATATGTTTTGCTGGTCAGCTGTTCATCTGAAACTAAGTGATGCTGATTTAATTGACAAAACCCAGAACTGGTGTAGGCTGGCTTTGTATTACCTGCTGAGGTTCCTTGAGAATGCTTTTCTCTTGTTGATGTGGTATATGTACAAGACAGATGTCTACACTTATGTATGTGCCCCAATGCTGTTCCTGCAGCTGCTCATTGGCTATTGCATAGCTGTCCTTTTTATGCTTGTGTTTTACCAGTTTTGCCACCCATGTAAAAAGCTTTTCTCCTCCAATATTTCAGAAGGATTGGTGCTATGCTTCAAGTTCTTTTGCTCCATCTGTAAACCCCTTGGATCTAGCGCCTCTGTGGAAAAGGCAGATTTGAAATCACAAGAGGATTTTGAAAATGACACAGTTGCCAGTTACAAAACAAATGAAACCCAGAATGGAAATGCCCACCAAAGTGTTTCTTCCAATGCCTAG